A stretch of Desulfobotulus pelophilus DNA encodes these proteins:
- the hemL gene encoding glutamate-1-semialdehyde 2,1-aminomutase, which translates to MRTERSQELFKRAELCIPGGVNSPVRACRSVGSTPLFIDRAQGAWLYDADGNAFIDYVGSWGPMILGHRHPAVEQAIRKVMERGVSFGAPVDLEVALAEKVMSLVPSLEMIRMVNSGTEATMSALRLARGFTGRNGLVKFDGCYHGHGDSFLVDAGSGVATLSIPGSPGVPDDVIKHTFSIPYNDAETFRNLMAERGKDIAAVIVEPVAGNMGFVRPEMNFLSALRDETEKYGALLIFDEVMTGFRVASGGAQELFGIRPDLSTFGKIIGGGLPVGAYGGRRDIMKHVAPQGPVYQAGTLSGNPLAMAAGLATLEELCRPGFYETLAAKTRKLVEGLTAAAKEAHIPVWCDCIGSMFGLFFIEGPVRNFADARKSDLNRFNAYYAGMREKCIYLAPSQFEAGFVSFAHGDEEIHATIQAARSVLKNL; encoded by the coding sequence CAGGAACTTTTCAAGCGGGCGGAACTCTGTATTCCTGGTGGTGTGAACAGCCCTGTTCGGGCCTGCCGTTCTGTCGGCAGCACGCCTCTTTTTATTGACAGGGCTCAGGGTGCATGGCTTTACGATGCGGATGGCAATGCATTCATTGATTATGTCGGCTCCTGGGGCCCCATGATTCTTGGCCATCGCCATCCTGCAGTGGAACAGGCCATCCGAAAGGTGATGGAAAGAGGGGTGAGTTTTGGTGCTCCTGTGGATCTGGAGGTTGCTCTCGCTGAAAAAGTCATGTCCCTTGTACCTTCTCTTGAAATGATTCGCATGGTCAATTCCGGTACGGAGGCTACCATGAGTGCCCTTCGCCTTGCCCGTGGATTTACGGGAAGGAATGGACTGGTAAAATTTGATGGCTGTTATCATGGTCATGGAGACAGTTTTCTTGTGGATGCAGGATCAGGTGTGGCTACCCTTAGCATTCCCGGCAGCCCTGGAGTTCCTGATGATGTGATAAAACACACCTTTTCCATTCCATATAATGACGCAGAGACTTTTCGCAATCTCATGGCGGAGCGTGGAAAAGATATAGCAGCAGTGATTGTGGAGCCTGTAGCAGGAAACATGGGTTTTGTCCGGCCCGAAATGAATTTTTTGTCGGCGTTACGAGATGAGACGGAAAAATACGGGGCTTTGCTGATTTTTGACGAGGTGATGACAGGTTTTCGCGTGGCCTCAGGAGGTGCACAGGAACTGTTTGGTATTCGACCGGATCTTTCCACATTTGGAAAAATTATCGGCGGTGGTCTTCCGGTAGGCGCTTATGGTGGCCGCCGAGATATTATGAAACATGTTGCCCCCCAGGGTCCGGTGTATCAGGCGGGAACGTTGTCGGGCAACCCTTTGGCCATGGCCGCAGGGCTTGCCACCCTGGAAGAGCTCTGCAGGCCGGGTTTCTATGAAACTCTTGCGGCTAAAACCAGAAAGCTGGTTGAAGGCCTTACTGCGGCAGCCAAAGAAGCCCATATTCCAGTCTGGTGTGATTGCATCGGGTCCATGTTCGGTCTTTTTTTCATTGAAGGCCCGGTTCGCAATTTTGCGGATGCCAGAAAATCGGATCTGAACCGTTTCAATGCCTATTATGCGGGTATGCGTGAAAAATGTATCTATCTTGCCCCATCTCAGTTTGAGGCGGGTTTTGTTTCTTTTGCCCATGGGGATGAAGAAATCCATGCAACCATACAGGCAGCAAGATCTGTCCTGAAAAATCTGTGA